One Helianthus annuus cultivar XRQ/B chromosome 12, HanXRQr2.0-SUNRISE, whole genome shotgun sequence genomic region harbors:
- the LOC110901869 gene encoding LOW QUALITY PROTEIN: cytochrome P450 82A3 (The sequence of the model RefSeq protein was modified relative to this genomic sequence to represent the inferred CDS: inserted 1 base in 1 codon), whose amino-acid sequence MGFRRAIFVAATDTTTVTLTWALALLVNDLLVLKKTQQELENYVGRDRKVEESDMNNLVYLQAIIKETMRLYPPAALSVPHDSTEDCIVGGYTIPKRTRLFVNIWKIHHDPQIWTDPFEFRPERFLTTKKEINVKGQHFELIPFGSGRRICPGISFAFEAMQLILASIIHGFEFXKPTNEQIDMTESPGLTSQKATPIELLVAPRLLPHVYGVLA is encoded by the exons ATGGGGTTTAGAAGG GCGATATTTGTAGCAGCTACTGACACGACAACAGTGACTCTAACATGGGCTTTAGCTTTACTAGTCAACGACCTACTGGTGTTAAAAAAAACCCAACAAGAGCTTGAAAACTATGTTGGAAGAGATAGAAAAGTTGAAGAGTCAGACATGAACAATTTGGTCTATCTTCAAGCCATTATCAAAGAGACGATGCGTCTTTATCCACCTGCGGCCCTTTCGGTTCCTCATGACTCTACAGAAGACTGCATTGTAGGCGGTTACACTATCCCTAAACGCACTCGCCTTTTTGTAAATATTTGGAAGATTCATCACGATCCACAAATTTGGACTGATCCATTTGAATTCCGACCTGAGAGGTTTTTGACAACCAAAAAAGAAATCAATGTGAAGGGACAGCATTTCGAGTTGATCCCATTTGGAAGTGGTAGAAGAATATGCCCGGGGATCTCCTTTGCTTTTGAAGCTATGCAGTTGATACTGGCTAGCATAATTCATGGATTTGAGT CAAAACCAACAAATGAGCAGATTGACATGACAGAAAGTCCAGGACTAACTAGTCAAAAAGCTACTCCAATTGAGCTACTTGTCGCACCTCGACTATTGCCACATGTGTATGGAGTCTTGGCTTAG